In one Nicotiana sylvestris chromosome 8, ASM39365v2, whole genome shotgun sequence genomic region, the following are encoded:
- the LOC138875343 gene encoding uncharacterized protein: protein MLQLADRFIAYPEGVIEDVLLKIRKFIFSADFIILDFEADEKVPIILRRPLLATGDAIIKVREGKMIMRVDNEEAVFNVYKAIQLPRHYEELFMISVMEMDEQFIGPSVYLKDSLEKAIMLFESLEINDEV, encoded by the coding sequence ATGTTGCAATTAGCAGACAGGTTCATAGCTTACCCGgaaggggtgattgaagatgtgctgCTGAAAATTAGGAAATTTATTTTCTcggctgatttcattatcttggatttCGAAGCagatgaaaaagttcctattatattgagaagacctctcttggctacaggtgatgctataattaaggtaagagaaggaaaaatgatcatgagagttgacaatGAGGAAGCTGTATTTAATGTATacaaagcaattcaacttcctcgcCATTATGAAGAATTGTTtatgatatctgtcatggagatGGATGAGCAATTTATTGGCCCAAGTGTATATTTGAAGGATTCTTTAGAGAAAGCAATCATGTTGTTCGAgagtttggagattaatgatgaggtttAA